A section of the Streptomyces sp. 6-11-2 genome encodes:
- a CDS encoding PP2C family protein-serine/threonine phosphatase, producing the protein MPAQPLWLRWLPVFYVVVVLAVEPVTPALWPVSFVLTALPLVAAFGYGPKAVAAVTVFAIVLEGVLAGTPCCAGRSVGNLWDRHYVANYVCTFVVGILGTILAAHRARREHTLATVRSVAETAQRVLLRPVPHRLGQVSVETLYLSAAAEAQIGGDLYEAVATAHGVRLLIGDVRGKGLVAVETAATMLGAFREAAPDEPDLAALARRMERSMSRYAAQLPGAEAAERFVTAVFAEIPDDEHVVRLVNCGHPPPLLVSGGRVTELEATEPSPPINLGGLLGGGYRVDVEPFRPGDELLLYTDGVTETRDPAGTFYPLAERVRPWAGLPPGELLAHLHADLLAYSGGNLDDDLAALAAHRLPTEPAPEQRHGA; encoded by the coding sequence GTGCCCGCCCAGCCCCTGTGGCTGCGCTGGCTGCCGGTCTTCTACGTCGTGGTGGTCCTCGCCGTCGAACCAGTCACCCCGGCGCTGTGGCCGGTGAGCTTCGTGCTCACCGCCCTGCCGCTGGTGGCCGCCTTCGGATACGGCCCCAAAGCGGTCGCCGCCGTCACGGTGTTCGCCATCGTCCTGGAGGGCGTCCTGGCCGGCACCCCGTGCTGTGCGGGCCGTTCGGTGGGCAATCTGTGGGACCGCCACTACGTGGCCAACTACGTCTGCACCTTCGTGGTGGGCATCCTCGGCACGATCCTCGCGGCGCACCGTGCGCGCCGGGAGCACACCCTCGCCACGGTGCGTTCCGTGGCGGAGACCGCGCAGCGCGTTCTGCTGCGCCCGGTCCCCCATCGTCTCGGCCAGGTCTCCGTGGAGACCTTGTACCTCTCCGCGGCGGCCGAGGCGCAGATCGGCGGCGATCTGTACGAGGCGGTGGCGACCGCGCACGGAGTGCGTCTGCTCATCGGCGACGTCCGCGGCAAGGGCCTGGTCGCCGTGGAGACGGCCGCGACCATGCTCGGAGCCTTCCGCGAGGCCGCGCCCGACGAGCCCGATCTGGCGGCTCTGGCCCGGCGCATGGAGCGCAGTATGAGCCGGTATGCCGCGCAGTTGCCCGGCGCGGAGGCGGCCGAGCGCTTCGTGACGGCGGTGTTCGCGGAGATCCCCGACGACGAGCACGTCGTGCGTCTCGTCAACTGCGGCCACCCGCCTCCGCTGCTCGTCAGCGGCGGCCGGGTGACCGAACTGGAGGCGACCGAGCCCTCGCCGCCCATCAACCTCGGTGGGCTGCTCGGCGGCGGCTACCGCGTGGACGTCGAGCCCTTCCGGCCCGGCGACGAGTTGCTGCTGTACACCGACGGTGTCACCGAGACCCGCGATCCCGCCGGCACCTTCTACCCGCTCGCCGAGCGCGTCCGGCCCTGGGCCGGCCTCCCGCCCGGCGAGCTCCTGGCACACCTGCACGCGGACCTGCTCGCCTACAGCGGAGGAAACCTCGACGACGACCTGGCCGCCCTGGCAGCCCACCGCCTCCCCACCGAGCCCGCCCCCGAACAACGACACGGAGCATGA
- a CDS encoding sigma-70 family RNA polymerase sigma factor: MAPAKQRTAASAPNGRRAPARATKRYDAVPELDGEPDLLGQYLRQIGMTPLLDAEGEVRLARRIEAGLHAMAELRQADEDGRELAPERRRELEAATRDGQEAKDHMVRANLRLVVAMAKRHAHRGLPLLDVIQEGNLGLIRAVEKFDHTKGFKFSTYATWWIRQAMERGLATHARSVRLPMHVVEQLQKLAKIERKLQLSLEHEPTVEEVARESGLAEDRVVWLRRVGRQVISLDMPVDDTGETVVGDLISDTEVLQAPEVAEYQALAEELREAVDTLAPREALILSLRYGLHDGHQRTLNEVAQHVGLTRERVRQLEKQSLAQLREQEPGERLLAWAS, translated from the coding sequence ATGGCTCCCGCGAAGCAGAGGACGGCGGCGTCCGCGCCTAACGGACGACGGGCGCCGGCCCGTGCCACCAAGCGGTACGACGCGGTGCCCGAACTCGATGGCGAACCCGACCTGCTCGGCCAGTACCTGCGCCAGATCGGGATGACACCACTGCTCGACGCGGAGGGCGAGGTGCGGCTCGCCCGGCGCATCGAAGCCGGTCTGCACGCCATGGCGGAACTGCGGCAGGCCGACGAGGACGGCCGTGAGCTCGCGCCGGAGCGCCGGCGGGAACTGGAGGCCGCCACGCGGGACGGTCAGGAGGCCAAGGACCACATGGTGCGGGCCAACCTCCGGCTCGTCGTGGCGATGGCCAAACGCCACGCCCACCGCGGGCTGCCGCTGCTCGACGTCATCCAGGAGGGCAACCTGGGCCTGATCCGGGCCGTGGAGAAGTTCGACCACACCAAGGGGTTCAAGTTCTCCACCTACGCCACCTGGTGGATCCGCCAGGCGATGGAGCGCGGCCTCGCCACGCACGCGCGTTCCGTGCGGCTGCCGATGCACGTCGTGGAGCAGTTGCAGAAGCTCGCCAAGATCGAACGCAAGTTGCAGCTGAGCCTCGAACACGAGCCGACCGTCGAGGAGGTCGCCCGCGAGAGCGGCCTCGCCGAGGACAGGGTCGTCTGGCTGCGCCGCGTCGGCCGGCAGGTGATCAGCCTGGACATGCCGGTGGACGACACCGGCGAGACGGTGGTCGGCGATCTCATCTCCGACACGGAGGTGTTGCAGGCCCCCGAGGTCGCCGAGTACCAGGCGCTGGCCGAGGAACTGCGGGAGGCCGTCGACACACTGGCGCCGCGCGAGGCTCTCATCCTCAGCCTGCGGTACGGCCTGCACGACGGGCACCAGCGAACCCTGAACGAGGTCGCCCAGCACGTGGGCCTGACTCGTGAGCGCGTGCGCCAGCTGGAGAAGCAGTCACTGGCCCAGCTGAGGGAACAGGAGCCGGGCGAACGGCTCCTGGCGTGGGCGAGCTGA
- a CDS encoding PP2C family protein-serine/threonine phosphatase, protein MSDDPWCPEAEETAGHGDAAVQGSGLTPGGEAFEELSAQIRQLSLDRRRLHRLLDAVVAISADMDTRSVLRHLVQAGTDLVAARYGALGVLGEGGEIVDLITVGVVDAERLLAESGLPQSHGLLGRLIEEPKPLRVDAIAADPRAVGFPDGHPVMTTLLGVPLTVRDTVYGNLYLADKEDGTPFADADEALLTALASAASVSIENSRLYGRLKRAAEQFQRRLLPVLPDLSPLRVEARYEPASELPHLGGDWYDALGLPDGAVLVVVGDVTGHDVEAAPMMGQIRNMLRALAFDRCGPPSMIVDRLDRALTALSDPPAATLVLARIEREPDAGYALRWTNAGHPPPLLITADGTARCLAPDTHGIPVGVEPGLPRPDHWQPLPPESTLLLFTDGLIERRDRDIDAGLRDLADHAATLASAPLDALCDALLGRQDGYDDDVALLALRVPRLPD, encoded by the coding sequence ATGTCGGACGATCCATGGTGCCCGGAAGCGGAAGAGACGGCCGGCCACGGGGACGCCGCCGTCCAGGGAAGCGGCCTGACACCGGGCGGTGAGGCCTTCGAGGAACTCAGCGCCCAGATCCGGCAGCTCAGCCTGGACCGCCGCAGGCTGCACCGCCTGCTGGACGCGGTCGTGGCCATCAGCGCCGACATGGACACCCGCTCCGTGCTGCGGCACCTGGTGCAGGCGGGCACCGACCTCGTCGCCGCGCGCTACGGCGCCCTCGGCGTGCTCGGCGAGGGCGGGGAGATCGTCGACCTGATCACCGTGGGCGTCGTCGACGCCGAGCGGCTTCTGGCCGAGTCCGGGCTCCCGCAGAGCCATGGACTGCTGGGCAGGCTGATCGAGGAGCCCAAGCCGCTGCGGGTCGACGCCATCGCCGCCGATCCCCGCGCGGTCGGCTTCCCGGACGGCCACCCGGTCATGACCACCCTGCTCGGAGTCCCGCTCACCGTGCGCGACACCGTCTACGGCAACCTCTACCTGGCCGACAAGGAGGACGGCACACCCTTCGCCGACGCCGACGAGGCCCTGCTGACCGCGCTGGCCAGCGCCGCGAGTGTCAGCATCGAGAACTCCCGCCTGTACGGGCGGCTCAAGCGGGCCGCCGAACAGTTCCAGCGCCGTCTGCTGCCGGTGCTGCCCGACCTGTCCCCGCTGCGGGTGGAGGCCCGCTACGAGCCGGCGTCCGAGCTTCCCCACCTCGGTGGTGACTGGTACGACGCCCTCGGGCTGCCCGACGGGGCGGTCCTCGTCGTCGTCGGTGACGTGACCGGCCACGACGTGGAGGCGGCGCCGATGATGGGGCAGATCCGCAACATGCTGCGGGCCCTGGCCTTCGACCGGTGCGGGCCGCCCAGCATGATCGTGGACAGGCTCGACCGGGCACTGACCGCCCTCAGCGACCCGCCGGCCGCCACCCTGGTCCTGGCCCGCATCGAGCGGGAACCGGACGCCGGGTACGCCCTGCGCTGGACCAACGCGGGGCATCCGCCGCCGCTGCTGATCACCGCCGACGGCACGGCGCGCTGTCTCGCTCCCGACACGCACGGCATCCCGGTCGGCGTCGAACCGGGCCTGCCCCGACCCGACCACTGGCAGCCGCTGCCCCCGGAGAGCACCCTGCTGCTGTTCACCGACGGCCTGATCGAGCGCCGCGACCGGGACATCGACGCCGGTCTGCGGGACCTGGCGGACCATGCGGCCACCCTGGCCTCCGCCCCGCTGGACGCGCTGTGCGACGCGCTGCTCGGCCGCCAGGACGGCTACGACGACGACGTGGCCCTGCTGGCCCTGCGCGTGCCACGCCTGCCGGACTGA
- a CDS encoding NAD(+)/NADH kinase, with protein MTVRRIGLVVHGGRGEATAAARTVREWCDVHGVGCADIDVWHDGERRSSREEVEAAGDPDLIVTLGGDGTFLRGARLAAVNDAMVLGVDLGRVGFLTEVPVTVVRAALDAVVAERLTVESRMMLTLRASRRLEVPADIEELMSYGRRPLLPPPRVRADCQAGGDWGIAMNVTALNDVVVEKLARDRQVSVGVYLAGRLLASYSADALLVATPTGSTAYSFAAGGPVVSPRADALVFTPVAPHMAFNRSVVAAPDEPIGMRVLERSGQAAVSIDGQLRGVLDPGDWIGVYASPRRLRAVRLGPTDFYGRLRDRMNLTDAPAAVADGTPAPLWPVTSPRPADLDHLALPARPGDAWQVP; from the coding sequence GTGACGGTGCGTCGTATCGGTCTGGTCGTCCACGGCGGGCGCGGTGAGGCCACGGCCGCCGCCCGCACCGTGCGCGAGTGGTGCGACGTGCACGGGGTGGGGTGCGCGGACATCGACGTGTGGCACGACGGAGAGCGGCGCAGCTCCCGGGAGGAGGTCGAGGCCGCGGGCGACCCGGACCTCATCGTCACCCTGGGCGGCGACGGCACGTTCCTGCGTGGTGCCCGGCTGGCCGCCGTGAACGACGCCATGGTCCTGGGCGTCGACCTCGGCCGGGTCGGTTTCCTCACGGAGGTGCCCGTCACGGTCGTACGTGCCGCGCTGGACGCCGTCGTCGCGGAGCGCCTCACGGTGGAGAGCCGGATGATGCTCACCCTGCGCGCCTCGCGCCGCCTGGAGGTGCCCGCCGACATCGAGGAGCTGATGAGCTACGGCCGCCGCCCGCTGCTGCCGCCACCGCGTGTCCGCGCCGACTGCCAGGCGGGCGGCGACTGGGGCATCGCGATGAACGTCACCGCGCTGAACGACGTCGTGGTGGAGAAGCTGGCCCGGGACCGGCAGGTGTCCGTCGGCGTCTACCTCGCGGGCCGGCTCCTGGCGTCCTATTCGGCCGACGCGCTGCTGGTCGCCACCCCCACCGGCTCCACGGCCTACAGCTTCGCCGCCGGGGGCCCGGTCGTCTCGCCCCGGGCGGACGCCCTCGTCTTCACCCCGGTCGCCCCGCACATGGCGTTCAACCGCTCGGTCGTGGCCGCGCCGGACGAACCGATCGGCATGCGCGTCCTGGAACGCTCGGGCCAGGCCGCCGTCAGCATCGACGGCCAGCTGCGCGGTGTCCTCGACCCCGGCGACTGGATCGGCGTCTACGCCTCCCCGCGCCGGCTGCGGGCCGTCCGGCTGGGCCCCACGGACTTCTACGGCCGTCTGCGCGACCGCATGAACCTCACCGACGCCCCGGCCGCGGTCGCCGACGGCACCCCGGCCCCCCTGTGGCCGGTGACGTCGCCCCGGCCGGCGGACCTCGACCACCTGGCCCTGCCGGCCCGCCCCGGCGACGCCTGGCAGGTCCCGTGA
- a CDS encoding DUF2249 domain-containing protein, which produces MSENEKRTAVAQSFEVHIRNTTTDPAVLAEATILAARRRLLTALRSKTALLTELRLGRADRERTRAALTDFCTGEVRRHLAAADQALYAPAAGAAETRLLIRALRATAAAVAAVAARIDALASADDADSADGAARDVTSLLTVHLAVEQDVLLPVLALLPGADLPLLTADFETLLEGGRLDRPAVVDVTSIPHSRRHPRIFARFARFARLGPGEAFPLVDNHDPKPLRREFEATLPGVFTWDYLESGPTRWQVRIGRRAPEVRPASSAAGRNGSRRPGRGEDPYPGQDV; this is translated from the coding sequence GTGAGCGAGAACGAGAAGAGGACAGCCGTGGCACAGTCCTTCGAGGTCCACATCCGCAACACCACGACCGACCCGGCCGTCCTGGCCGAGGCCACGATCCTGGCAGCGCGGCGCCGCCTGCTCACCGCGCTGCGGTCCAAGACGGCGCTGCTGACCGAACTCCGTCTGGGCCGCGCCGACCGGGAACGGACACGAGCGGCCCTGACCGACTTCTGCACCGGCGAGGTGCGCCGCCACCTGGCCGCGGCCGACCAGGCGCTGTACGCACCGGCCGCGGGCGCGGCCGAGACCCGGCTGCTGATCAGGGCTCTACGGGCCACCGCGGCCGCTGTGGCCGCTGTGGCCGCCCGGATCGACGCGCTCGCCTCGGCCGACGACGCGGACTCCGCGGACGGTGCCGCCCGCGACGTCACGAGCCTTCTCACCGTCCATCTCGCCGTCGAACAGGACGTGCTGCTGCCCGTGCTCGCCCTCCTGCCCGGCGCCGACCTGCCGCTCCTGACCGCGGACTTCGAGACCCTGCTCGAGGGCGGCCGGCTCGACCGGCCCGCCGTCGTCGACGTTACCTCGATCCCCCACAGCAGGCGCCACCCGCGCATCTTCGCCCGCTTCGCCCGCTTCGCCCGCCTGGGGCCCGGCGAAGCGTTCCCCCTGGTCGACAACCACGACCCCAAGCCGCTGCGCCGCGAGTTCGAAGCCACCCTTCCCGGCGTGTTCACCTGGGACTACCTCGAATCCGGACCCACGCGATGGCAGGTGCGCATCGGCCGGAGGGCTCCCGAGGTCCGACCCGCCTCGTCCGCCGCCGGGCGGAACGGCTCCCGGCGTCCGGGCAGGGGGGAGGACCCGTACCCCGGCCAGGACGTATAG
- a CDS encoding hydrophobic protein yields MVPLLLVLLLALVLFGIGFALKALWWIAIIVLVLWLLGFVVRPAGGGRRGRWYRW; encoded by the coding sequence ATGGTTCCCTTGCTGCTGGTTCTCCTGCTCGCTCTGGTCCTCTTCGGCATCGGGTTCGCCCTGAAGGCGCTGTGGTGGATCGCGATCATCGTGCTCGTGCTGTGGCTGCTCGGTTTCGTCGTACGGCCCGCGGGCGGCGGCCGGAGGGGCCGCTGGTACCGCTGGTGA
- a CDS encoding cupin domain-containing protein, whose amino-acid sequence MQKISLDALAREHLERAEASSAGRSAETVYGGHEHVLRQTLITLRAGTALAEHDNPGEATVLVLRGRVLLRSGDTSWEGMAGDLLIVPQARHSLEALEDAAVLLTVTKTS is encoded by the coding sequence ATGCAGAAGATCTCCCTCGACGCCCTCGCACGCGAGCACCTCGAACGGGCCGAGGCGTCCTCGGCCGGCCGCAGCGCGGAGACCGTCTACGGCGGCCACGAGCACGTACTGCGCCAGACCCTCATCACCCTGCGCGCCGGCACGGCCCTGGCCGAGCACGACAACCCGGGCGAGGCGACCGTCCTGGTGCTGCGCGGACGGGTGCTGTTGCGCAGCGGCGACACGTCGTGGGAGGGCATGGCGGGGGACCTGCTCATCGTGCCGCAGGCCCGGCACAGCCTGGAGGCTCTGGAGGACGCCGCGGTCCTGCTGACGGTCACCAAGACGTCCTGA
- a CDS encoding endo-1,4-beta-xylanase, whose amino-acid sequence MPMPRRAAQAFTAVLLAASTVTALSHTAAAADTLGSAAAGKARYFGAAVAANHLGESAYASTLDREFNQVTPENEMKWDATEGTRNTFTFGAADQIVSHAQGLNMKVRGHTLVWHSQLPSWVSGLAATDLRSAMNNHITQVMQHYKGKIYAWDVVNEAYQDGSSGALRSSPFADKLGSGFLEEAFRTARGVDPNAKLCYNDYNTDGVNAKSNAVYAMVKDFKSRGVPIDCVGFQSHFNSASPVPSDYQANLQRFADLGVDVQITELDIEGSGTAQANNYSNVVKACLAVTRCTGLTVWGITDKYSWRSSGTPLLFDSNYGKKPAYDATLAALGGSGTGGGDGGGGNPGGNASCTVSFTRTSDWNDGYNGEVVVKAGSAPINGWTVTLTFTPPQKVASLWNGTAAWDSSGNVMTVRAASYNGSLAAGASTSFGFTAVKNGNNSTPALGACTAS is encoded by the coding sequence ATGCCCATGCCCAGACGGGCGGCGCAGGCGTTCACGGCCGTCCTGCTCGCCGCTTCCACCGTCACGGCCCTGTCGCACACCGCCGCGGCCGCCGACACACTGGGGTCCGCCGCGGCCGGAAAGGCCCGTTACTTCGGCGCCGCCGTGGCCGCGAACCACCTCGGCGAATCGGCCTACGCCAGCACGCTCGACCGCGAGTTCAACCAGGTGACGCCCGAGAACGAGATGAAGTGGGACGCCACCGAGGGCACCCGCAACACCTTCACCTTCGGCGCCGCCGACCAGATCGTCAGCCACGCGCAGGGCCTGAACATGAAGGTCCGCGGGCACACGCTGGTCTGGCACTCCCAGCTCCCCTCCTGGGTGTCCGGCCTGGCCGCCACCGACCTGCGCTCGGCGATGAACAACCACATCACCCAGGTCATGCAGCACTACAAGGGCAAGATCTACGCCTGGGACGTGGTCAACGAGGCGTACCAGGACGGCTCCAGCGGGGCCCTGCGCAGCTCCCCGTTCGCGGACAAGCTCGGCAGCGGCTTCCTCGAGGAGGCCTTCCGCACGGCCCGCGGCGTCGACCCGAACGCCAAGCTCTGCTACAACGACTACAACACCGACGGCGTCAACGCCAAGAGCAACGCGGTCTACGCCATGGTCAAGGACTTCAAGTCCCGGGGCGTGCCGATCGACTGCGTGGGCTTCCAGTCCCACTTCAACAGCGCCTCCCCCGTTCCGTCCGACTACCAGGCCAATCTGCAGCGCTTCGCCGACCTCGGGGTGGACGTGCAGATCACCGAGCTCGACATCGAGGGCTCCGGCACCGCCCAGGCCAACAACTACTCGAACGTCGTCAAGGCCTGCCTGGCGGTGACCCGTTGCACGGGCCTCACCGTCTGGGGGATCACCGACAAGTACTCCTGGCGCAGCAGCGGCACTCCCCTGCTGTTCGACTCCAACTACGGCAAGAAGCCCGCGTACGACGCGACCCTCGCCGCGCTCGGCGGCTCGGGCACCGGCGGCGGAGACGGTGGCGGCGGCAACCCGGGCGGCAACGCCTCCTGCACGGTCTCCTTCACCAGGACCTCGGACTGGAACGACGGCTACAACGGTGAGGTCGTCGTGAAGGCGGGCTCCGCCCCGATCAACGGCTGGACCGTGACGCTCACCTTCACCCCGCCGCAGAAGGTCGCCAGCCTGTGGAACGGCACCGCCGCCTGGGACAGCAGCGGCAACGTCATGACCGTGCGCGCCGCCTCCTACAACGGCAGTCTCGCGGCGGGCGCCTCGACCAGCTTCGGCTTCACCGCGGTGAAGAACGGCAACAACTCCACACCGGCGCTGGGAGCCTGCACGGCGTCCTGA